TAGCCACCGGAAGAAAATTCTGTAAATAAGGCTTTATGTAGAATTTTGCATAATTGCTGATAGGTAATCGGATAATCTGCATTTTCTGTGCTATCAGAGGAAATTAACCCTTTCTGATATGCACCATCATATATTTTTTCAATTGATATATCATTTTCATAACCATTAAAAGTGCTGTCTGTACAGCTATAGGTATCCCCTACCATCCGTAAAATATAAAACAACGCTTCCGCATTTGTTATTTTTTTATCTAATTGTAAATTGGGAATTGCGTTATAATCTAATATCTGATTTCTTCCGTTATAACATAGACTGAGTAACAGCATCTTTGTATTGTCTTCAAGATCATCTAAAGAAGCTAGCGTATCACCCACATACCAATCAGAAATGTCAGTTGCATTATCAGAATATTTTCCTCTCATTTTCTCTATCATAACAAAGAAATCAAAAACTGATAAGCTGTCATTACTGGTAATCTTTTCTTTGTCAACAATATCAAGTTCAGCTAAAATATCAACAGTGGTATCTTCGTACAGTTTTACATAATGACCAATAAAATGACACGCGCGAACAAGCATTGTAATTGCTTCTTCTTCAGTTAAATTTTCTTTTGGGAACAGATTGTTGTTATCCCCTTGGATAATTCCTGCACCGTACATATATTCCATGCCGGGTAATGCCCAATCAGAAATTTGATAAAAATCATCAACATCTTGAATATGTACTTCCTCATTGACACTTCCCACTACAGAAAGTTCCAATAATAAACGGTCTATGATGGTTGCCATTTGTTCTCTGGTTAATGGCATATCGGGAGCAAAGGTCGTTTCAGAAACACCGTTTACAAAACCGAGCACAAATGCTTTTTTCACATAGAAATCATCAGTATCGGTAAATGGCTCCTCCATTTCGCTTGGCATTGATTTTCCAACAGAAAGATAAGTTTTTACAACCAATTCGCAAACATCCTGCCGAGAAATTTCTTCTGAGAAATTTTCAGGAATTTCATCACGTAAAATATTTAAAACATTTGCTTTTCTGAGGAATTTTGTAGCCCAGTCACTACAGTGATACTGACTGCCGGTATTTGCATAAACTACCAATGAAGAGAAAATCAGTGTTATTGAAAGAATCAAAGAAAATACTTTTTTCATAATAAATTCTCCTTTGCATTCAGATATTCTTATTATATCATAAATGACCCAAACAGTCAATTCAAGATAAAAAATGTCTTTTTATTGTAAAATATATATACTGTTCTATGCTAAAAAAAGAAAACGTCATTTTTGTGTATTTTATCCGTGATAACAGTGTGAAGTCTATTATTTTCAATATAAAAATATAAAAAAATACAACTGCTGTTCAAATCGACAGTTGTATTTTTTTAACTATTAAATCATCTGCGTATTTGTGATTTTTTGTCTAAGTTTCCATTCTACTAAAGAATCATATTGATGGAATATGAACCTTACATTATAAATGATACGATAAGATAGAACAAAAGTTACTTTGAGAATTCAAAAAATATTTCTATTTGTGTAAAAAGAAGAAAGTTGTCACAAAAAGACAACTTTCTTCTTAAGATTGTTACATTAGAAATCCACTTCTGTATCGTAGTAACAACATTTCAGCAGCTTTTCCATTTCTTCCACAGAAATTTTTCTGGGATTTGAGCCGGTGCAAGCGTCTGCAACTGCATTTTTTGCGATACTGGGAAGTCTTTCCAAGAACACTTCTTCCGACACGAATCCATGTTCACAGGGATAGCTGTCTGCACCATAGTTTTTAATACACTGGGGAATGTTCAAAGCATCATTCATGCCACGCAGATATTTAATCAGGTTTGCAACTTTTTCATCATCGGTTGCACCTTCTAATCCCATAAAATCAGCAATTACGCCATAACGTTTTTTTGCAGTTTCATCTTTTGCGTTAAAAGCAATTACTTTGGGCAGATACATTGCATTGGCAGCACCGTGAATAATATGTGCGCCTAAATCCTCAAAGATTGCACCTGTTTTATGTGCCATAGAATGCACAATACCTAAAAGTGCGTTGGAAAACGCCATCCCCGCCAAACACTGGGCGTTATGCATAGATGCACGTTTGGTCATATCTCCGTTGTAGGAATCAACCAGATCATCCTGAATCATTTTAATTGCAAAAATAGCCAGGGGATCGGTAAATTCGCTGTTTGCGGTGGAAACATAAGCTTCAATTGCGTGAGTCATTGCATCCATACCGGTATGAGCAGTCAGTTTCTGAGGCATTGTTTCTGCCAGGTCTGGATCCACAATTGCGATATCCGGGGTAATTTCAAAGTCTGCTAAAGGATATTTGATACCCTTCTCATAGTCAGTAATTACAGAGAATGCAGTCACTTCAGTTGCAGTACCGGAGGTGGACGGAATTGCGCAGAAACGTGCTTTTTTACGCAGTTCGGGAATACCGAATACTACACACATTTGTTCAAAAGTAATTTCGGGATATTCGTATTTAATCCACATTGCTTTTGCAGCATCGATGGGAGAACCTCCACCAATTGCAACGATCCAGTCAGGCTGGAATTTAGCCATAGCTTCGGCACCGCGCATTACAGTGTCAACAGACGGATCAGGTTCAATTCCTTCAAATACTTCCACTTCCATTCCCGCTTCTTTCAGGTAGTCACATACCTTATCCAGAAAACCGAAACGTTTCATAGAACCGCCGCCAACACAAACCATCGCACGGGTACCTTTCAGGTTTTTCAGTGCTTCCAAAGCACCTTTACCGTGATATAAATCACGAGGCAAAGTAAATCGGGCCATGTTATCATTCTCCTTTTTTTCTATTTAGTATGGTGTAGATTTTTCATACAAATTTATTATATAATATTCTATTAAAAAAAGCAAGTTTTTGATTAAAAAATTCATAAAATATGTAGCTTTGATTCATACTAAAAAGAAAAAAGGAATTTAAAAAATGGGAAAAAAGAACAAACAAAAGGCATCTTTTGATTTCGATTTGATGGACGCTTCTACCTCTACCGAATGTACTGGCATTACACCACGACCGCCGTTAAATGAAGGTGAATATGAATCCTATCAGGAAGTTTTTAATTTCGGACCTCCGAAGGTGAGAAATAAAAAAGACAAGAAGTAAAAAAGTACAGAGGTGCTCCTCTGTACTTTTTAGTATACAGCTAATTTTTTCAATTTAGCAGTGTAATTATCCTTGAAAATCTCTTAACTGATTTGGGTGGTCATTTAACATCTGCATCACTCTTTTCTTTTGCTTTTTCTGTGCATTCATGATCCAAAGGATAATTGCCAGAATCGCCAACAGAAGAATGACTACAACCACCAGCAATATTTTGACAAGTGCCTTGTCACGGTTGTGATTCCCTGCAATCAGATGAATCCCTTCACGGTTTGTTTTCACTTCCAGATAACTTGTATCATCAATACTTACTAACTGTGATTCTAAGTCTGTTAAAGTACCATCCTCTTCCAGATAATAAGCAGTGATGTTTTCCTGATAAGGTTCCATTTCAGCAGAAACAGGAAGAAATACAGTCGTTTCAGAACCATCAAAACCTTCAGAAGTATCGACTGTTCCAACTTCAGAATCTTTTCGTGTAACTTCATAATACTCTACTACAGGAATTTCGTCCAATTCTTTTTTTGATTCTTCCGGAATTGTAATATCGTTCGGTTTATCTGTTTTCTCTACGTCGTGAGTTTCATTGAATGGGATATCCGGCGTTTCGGTGTCGCTCTTATCATCTACAGAATAGACATCGTCAGACCAATCCAGAGTATCTACATTTTCCTGGGTACATTTACCGGTGATTTTATTGATATAGAGGTAATCAATAGTAGACCAATGATCATCGACCCACCACCGTAAATACATTGTGTAAAAAGATTCATTTTTATCCTGACCAGGCGTAATCGTTGTAGATTTCTGTGTTACCAGTTCACCATTTTCCCTATATGGTTCCCAATCCCAAAACTCTTTCGCGATTTCCATTGCTTCTTCCTTTGTGGGATATGGTGCATTAGCGTATGGTCCTACACATTCAGAAAAATAGTAAATTCCATAGTCGTCAGCATATTCGGAATTCACAATTTCATTATATTCGTCAATATCCTCTATGTAATTTGAAAACACCCAGTTTCTGTCATGGTATTCGCAAAGAATCTGATAATCTACATTCTCACCAGAGCTTGCTGAATAATCTACCGTTATAGTCAATATAAATTCCGCTGGAGAATTTTGTATAAATTTATGAGATATTATTTCTCCACTATCCCCCATATTGTATCCGAAATTCACGTACATTTTTTCATCTTTCATTTTCGGATTCAGCCGTTGCATAAAAACGGAAACCATTCTGTCATTAAAATGTTTTCGCATTTCCTGCTCCAGATCTTCCGGAGTTTTGATAGTATCATGCTTAATAGGACAAGGCGGCCAATTATAATGATCATAATCTTCAGGCACATCATAATATATGGGTTGTTCAAACCAGTTGTAATACATTTTATCCGCTTCTAAAAACTCATTATAAATTTCTTCTTTGGAAAACTCAGGAATGCTTTCTTCTACGGTTCCGGTGGGACTGGTATTAGGAGCGGTACATCCTGCAAATAAAGCTAGTATCATACAAATTGCAAGGAGGAAACTTAAACTTTTTGTTCTCATGATTATTCTCCTTCAATATCCAGATGATCGTTTTTAATAAATTTTGGAGCCGTCTTTGATTTCTTCAAAGGGTTTTAATAACTGCAGAATATCTCCGTCTTCTGCACAAAGAATCATACCTTCAGAAAGAATGCCTTTTAATTTTACAGGTTTTAAATTATATACCATCACAACCTGTTTGCCGATTAAATCTTCGGGTTTATAGTGCTTTTTGATACCGGAAACCACGGTTTTTACCTGGGAACCAACCTTTAATTTGAACAGCAATAATTTATCGGATTTTTTTACTTCTTCGCATTCTAATACAGTTGCGATTCTTAAATCCAATTTGGTAAAATCGTCAAATTCGATTTCAGGAGCCATGGGAATGGTATCATCGGGAATGGTAGCTGCAATTTCTTCTTCGATTTCCTTTAATTTCTTTTCTTCGTCGATTCGCATAAAGATGGGAGTGGGATTTTCTAAAGTAATTTCGGAAACAGTTTTACCAAATTCTACGGATTCATCGGTACAAGCAATCTGACGCTGAATTTCCTTTGCGGTATCGGGCATGAAGGGAGTTAAAATCACTGAAATGATACGGATGCTTTCCAGAAGATTATACAATACAGTTTTTAGGCGTTCTTTACCCTCATCATCTTTTGCCAATACCCAGGGAGTAGTTTCATCAATGTATTTATTGCATCTGCGAATGAGTTCGAAAATAGCATCCAATGCATCTGCGGTTTTATATTCATCCATTTTTTTGCGGTACGCAGTGATGGTGTTTTCAATGCAGGATTTTAAATCTTTATCCAAGTCAGTTTCTTCGCTGGGAGTGGGTACAGAACCAAAATACTTATTCACCATAGCAATACTGCGGTTTACCAAATTTCCTAAAGTATTTGCCAAATCGGAATTGAATTTGGTGATAATATTTTCGTAAGTAATGGTACCGTCGTTTCCGTAGGGCATTTCAGATAAGAGATAATATCTCATACCGTCAACAGTAAAATGACGAACCAAATCGTCTGCATACATTACGTTACCTTTGGATTTGGACATTTTATCATTACCGGATAACAGCCAGGGATGACCGAAAATTTGTTTCGGCAAGGGCTGTCCTAACGCCATTAACATAATGGGCCAGTAAATGGTATGGAAACGAAGAATATCTTTTCCAATAACGTGAACATCAGCTGGCCAGTATTTCTGATACAGCGTATCATCTTCCTGATCGTAACCTAATGCGGTAATGTAGTTAGTTAAAGCATCAATCCAAACATAAATAACGTGATTGGGATCGAATTCAACAGGGATACCCCACTTGAAAGAAGTTCTGGATACACATAAATCCTGCAGACCGGGTTTCAAGAAATTGTTTACCATTTCTTTTTTACGGGATTCAGGCTGAATGAAATCAGGATGAGTTTCAATATATTCCATTAATTTGTCCTGATATTTAGACATTTTAAAGAAATAGGCTTCTTCTTTGGTAGGTTTTACTTCTCTGCCGCAATCAGGACATTTGCCGTCTACCAACTGACTTTCGGTAAAGAAAGATTCACAGGGCACGCAATATAAACCTTCGTATTCCCCTTTATAGATATCTCCTTGGTCATACAACTGTTTGAAAATTTTCTGAACAGTTTTTTCGTGAAAATCATCAGTAGTTCGGATGAATTTATCATAGCTTGAATTCATCAGATTCCAAATTTCTTTGATTTCCCCTGCCACATTATCTACATATTCCTTTGGGGTAATACCTGCTTCTTTGGCACAGTCTTCAATTTTTTGACCGTGTTCATCAGTACCGGTTAAAAAGAATACGTCATAACCCATCTGACGTTTATAACGTGCAATGGCATCGGTCAATACAATTTCGTAAGTATTCCCGATGTGAGGCTTTCTGGAAGTATATGCAATAGCTGTTGTTACATAAAATTTTTCTTTGTTTTCGTTCATGGTTTATTCTCCTTTTTTTATTTCTTACTGAGATATTCTGTTACCGTTAATGAACACGGCTTCTGCTTTCGCCATCAAATCTAACGGGAATTGATCAAAAATTACGATATCGGCATCTTTTCCGATTTTTAAGGAACCAACTTTACCATCGATTCCTAATGCTTTTGCAGGATTTATGGTAATTGCTTTTAATGCATCCGTTTCATTCATTCCGTGTTTTACTGCCAGAGCAGCACATAAAGGCAAATAATTGATAGGAATCACGGGATGGTCGGTAATCACCGAAACCGGGGTTCCCTGCTCTGCTAAGATATGGTATGTATCGAAGGTCATATTTTTCAGTTCCGGTTTGGATCTATCCGATAAAGTGGGACCGAGCTGACAAGATACATCTTGTAATTTTTCGGGAAGTAAATGCCCTTCGGTGGCGTGCTCAATTGTCATATTCAGATTGAATTCTTTTGCAATACGAAGTGCGGTTGCAATATCATCTGCTCGATGTGCATGTGCTTTAACCGGTAATTCGCCGGTTAAGACCGGCAGCAGACTTTCCAGTTTTGCATCATAATCAGGCTTGTCGTAATCATCGGGATTTTCTTTGGCAAGATTTATATTTTCTGCATATTCCTGCGCCTTTTTTAGGGTTTCACGAATCAATGCAGCAGTTGCCATACGAGTAATGGGTTGCTGGTTTTTTCCATGATACACCGTCTTTGGATTTTCACCAAAGGAAAACTTCATAGCGACCGGTGCTTTGATAATCATATCGTCAATGACAGTGCCGTGGGTTTTCATCGCACAAAACTGACCGCTAATGGGATTGGCACTTCCGGGACCACTGGCAACAGTGGTGATACCGGCAAGTTTTGCCTCTGTAAAGTATCGGTCATTGGGATTTATTGCGTCGATTGCTCTTAAATGAGGGGTAATCGGATCAGATTCTTCGTTACCGTCATCCCCTTCAAATCCCATAGAATCTTCGAACATTCCAAGATGGGTGTGAGCATCAATGAAACCGGGAAACACATATTTTCCGGCAACATCGTATATTTCTTCATTGGTTTGTTTATAATCTGCCATAGAACCAATTTCCAAAATGGTATTATCAAAACGGATATATCCATTTTCAATCGGTGACTCGGATTCCATGGTGTATATTTTAGCGTTTATTATAATCATACATTTGCCTTTCTGCGGATGGCAGAAATTACTTCGGCACCGTCACTGCAAGCCGTAACAATTTGTCGGAGTTCTTTTCTTCTGACATCACCAATCGCATACACATTTTCAATATTTGTCATTAAATCTTTATCGGTAATAATTTCATTGGTGTCACTTTTTAAAATACCTTCCGGTAAAAATGATACATTCGGCTGATAACCGATTGCAATAAATACACCGTCTGTGGATAATGAAATATTTTCATTGGTATTTGTTTTCTGAAGAATGATTTCGGCCAATGCATCTTCTCCCACAAATTCTGTGGGGATATATTCGGTATATAAATGAATTTTTTCATTAGCTTTGACCTTTTCCACCGTGGTTGCGTCCCCACGGAATTCACTTCTTCTATGCACTAAATTTACCCGTTCACAGAAATTAGCAAGATACAGAGCGTCATCTAATGCGGTGTTACCGCCACCAATAACCGTTGCGGTTTTACCACGGTAAAAAGCACCATCACAGGTTGCACAATAGGATACTCCCCTACCCGTCAACCGTTCTTCATTGGGAAATCCTAATTTTTTAGGATTTGCACCTGTTGCAATTACAATGTTTTTTGCAGAAAATTCTTCTTTTTTGGAACGGATTATTTTAATATCTTCTGAAAGATCGATAGAAAGAATTTCTGTGGTTTTATAAGTGATGTCAACCAGTTGCTTTTTCATATTCATTGCAAGCTCCGCGCCGGAAATCCCAACAAAGCCGGGATAGTTTTCAACGTAATTCGAAGAAACCATCTGTCCACCAGGGAAAGCTTTTTCCAAAAGCAAAACATTCATGCCTGCACGCATTCCGTAGAGTGCAGCAGTCATTCCGGCAGGACCTGCGCCAATAATCGCGATATCGTATATCATAAAATCACTCCTTGATAAATTCCGCTTTCTGATAAGTATCATTTAAAAGTTTAAAATCAGAAATTCCGGATGATACATAAACCGAATGATCTTTTGTAACATAAATTACTTCTGCGGATTCCGGAATCCTGAATGAATTTTCTAAAAACAAGGTTGTGGATAAAATATCCGCTTCCAGTGCAGAATCACAAATTACAGTCACGCTTACCAAATTGGTTTCTACCGGATACCCTGTTTTAGGATCTAAAATATGATGGTATAATTGGTCATTTAATATAAAATTTCTTTCATAAGAACCGGAAGTAGAAACTGCGCTTCCGTTGGGTAAGGCAAAAGAACATAACAATCCGTCATAATCAGGAGATTTTACTCCTGCAGTAATCTCTTTCCCGACGGTTTTTACGGTTCCGCCTATATCAATCAATGCATTCTTATCAGAGAGCATTTTAGCAACCTGATCACAAACATATCCTTTCGCAACAGCACCAAACTCTATCTCAGCATTGTTTTTTAATTGGATATCGTCATCAGATATCACAATATTCTGATAACCCACAGACTTCAAATTTTCTGATAATTGTGCTTCATCGGGTAACATTGGATTTTCAGATTTAAAATCCCATAATTTAGAAACCGGACGAATAGAAATATCAAATGTATCATTACAATGTGGTAAAATTTTTTGGAGCAAATCAAAAAGTATAGTATCCTTAGCATTGGATACAGTAAATGTTTTTGTACTGTTTAATTTTGAAATCAAAGAATCTTCCCGATATGCATTCATAATAGAATCAATCTGATGAAGATAATCTTTTATTTTATTTTCCTGATTTTCAGAAATGCCTTCTGCTTTAATCCGGTAAGATGCATCCATGGAAAATCCTTGAATCACAGTTTCTTGAGTTTTGCATCCTGTAAGAAGGAAAATACACAGTAAAATTGGAATAATACGTTTCATATCCAGTTCTCCGTAAGGTGAAAATCATTTGCTCTTTTAATTCAATGGATGATTTTGCATCTGATTGACAAAAGAAGCTTCTCCCTCAATATTGGCAATCTGAAGTTTCAGTTGTTCAATTTCGTTATCTTTACGGGAAATTTCTTCTCTTAAGGTTCCGATTTTTTGTTGTAAAGCTGAAAGAGAGTCTCCGGCAAAAGTCAAGCGATAAGAGTTCATCAAAATAAATGTTGTGGTTGAAAATGAAAGTAAAAATAAAGTTATCAAACTAAAAATGAAAAATATCAACAGTTTTCTTTTTTTATATTTTTGAGATATTTGTTCCTTTGTGGGATTCTTATCATATGATTTCATAAACCAGGCTCCTGACTCAAATTTAATTCGAGAAAACAAAAACCCATCATATATTTGTTAATTATACCATAGTATCAGTAAAAAATCAATTGTTTTCCCTAACTTTTTATGAATTTTTTATGAATTTTTCAGATGTGGACTTGACAAAAAACAAAGCCTTTGTTATAATATTTTAGCACTCTTGCAATAAGAGTGCTAAAATCAGCAAGATACTTTCAGAAAGAAGGATTACCATGGCAAAAAAACAGTTTAAAGCAGAATCTAAGCGTTTGTTAGATTTAATGATTCATTCTATTTATACCAATCAGGAAATCTTTTTACGGGAACTTATTTCCAACGCCAGCGACGCAATTGACAAAATGTATTACAAAACCCTTTCGGATGATTCTCTCCTTTTCCAAAAAGAGGATTACTACATTCGCATTGATACCAATAAAGAAACACGAACCCTTACCATCACCGATACAGGTATTGGTATGAGTAAAGAAGAATTGGAAAATAATCTCGGAACTATCGCAAAATCCGGTTCTTTGGCTTTTAAAAGAGAAAACGAAGCCAAAGACGGTGTGGATATCATTGGTCAATTTGGTGTTGGTTTTTATTCTGCATTTATGGTAGCCGACCGTGTTACTGTAAGAAGCAAAGCTTTTGGTGCAGAAGAAGCATACTGTTGGGAATCTTCCGGCGCTGACGGTTATACCATTGACATTTGCGATAAAACAACACAAGGCACCGAAATTATTCTGACTGTGAAGGAAAACACGGAGGATGTAAACTATGATGAATATCTTGATGCATACAGTTTGCAACACCTGGTGAAAAAATATTCCGACTTTATTAAATATCCCATCAAAATGGATGTAAATAAAAGCAAATTAAAAGACGGAACCGAAAATGAATACGAAGAATATACCGAAGAAGAAACCGTGAACAGTATGGTTCCCATCTGGAGAAAAAATAAAAACGAATTAACCCAAGAGGATTATGAACGTTTTTATTTAGACAAGCATTATGGATTTGAAAAACCGCTGAAATATATTCATGCATCCGTAGACGGCGTGGCAAGCTATAACACGATTTTATATATCCCCAAACGAGTACCCTATGATTTTTACACCAAAGAATTTGAAAAAGGGTTAGAACTATACTCCAACGGCGTTTTAATTATGAATAAATGCGCCGATTTATTACCGGATTATTTTAGCTTCGTACAAGGATTAGTAGATTCCCCTGACCTTTCGCTAAATATTTCCAGAGAACTTTTGCAGCAGGACAGACAACTTCAGTTTATTGCGAAAAAAATCAGAGATAAAATTAAATCCGAACTGCTGTCTTTATTAAAAAACAACAGAGAAACCTATGAAGAATTTTTTGCACAATTCGGGAAAACATTAAAATTCGGAGTATACAGTGATTTTGGGGCACATAAAGATATTTTAAAAGATTTATTATTATTCTATTCGTCCAAAGAGGAAAAATTGGTTACATTAGAGGAGTATGTATCCAAAATGGCTTCTGACCAGAAATATATTTATTATGTTTGCGGTGAATCCATTGACCGAGTTTCCAAATTACCGCAAACCGAATTAGTAAAAGACAAAGGTTATGAAATTCTTTACTGTACCGACGAAGTGGATGAATTTGCTCTTCAGATGTTGATGAATTACCAGGAAAAAGAATTCAAATCTGTTTCTTCTGGTGATTTAGGACTGGACGAACAAACCGAAGAATCTTCCAACGAAACGAACGAGGAACATAAAGATTTATTCCAAAAAATGAAAGAAATTTTAGGAGAATCAATTCAAGAAGTAAAGATTTCTAACCGTTTAAAATCCCATCCAGTTTGCTTGTCTTCGGACGGTGGGCTTTCTATCGAAATGGAAAAAGTGTTACGACAGATGCCAAACGGCGAAGGAATGAAAGCAAATAAAATTCTGGAATTAAATCCCAATCATCCTATCTTTGATGTCTTAAAAACTTCCTATGCAGAAGATGAGGATAAATTAAAAAGTTATACCAATCTGCTGTATCAACAAGCATTGCTTATTGAAGGCTTACCGATTGAAGACCCTGTAGCCTTTTCTAATGAAATTTGCAAATTGATGAAATAATTTTAAATATGCATTTTCCTAAACTTACGGAAAATGCATATTTTTTTATTTTCGTCAAACAATATAAACGGTGATTTTTTGAAAATTTTAAAGAAATATTCTATCATTGCATTAGGATCTTTGATTTTCGCAATATCAATTAATTTATTTATGTTACCATTTAAAATTGTTTCTGGCGGTCTTAGCGGAATTGCAACTATTTTTTATTATTTATTTGGCATTTCAACCGGAATAACCGTTGGTATTTTAGATCTGGTGATACTATTCTTTGCATTAAAATCTTTAGGAAAAGCTTTTGTAATGGATTCTATGGTTGCCATTCTTCTAATCCCTCTGTTTTTAAGTTTTACAGAGAAACTCCCACCTCTCACCAATGATATTTTTATTGCATCGGTGTTTGGCGGAGTACTGCTTGGCATTGGAATCGGACTGGCTTTTTCTCAAGGGGGGACAACGGGTGGCGTGGACATTTTATCCAGAATGTCACAAAAAAAGTATCCCCATCTTTCGATCGGGATACTGATGACGATTCTGGATTTAATGATTATTGGCTTCTCCATGATTACAATCGGTAACTTGAATTTAGCATTTTACGGAATTCTTTCGTTAGTAATTTCAACTACAGTAATTGA
This portion of the Oscillospiraceae bacterium genome encodes:
- a CDS encoding S-layer homology domain-containing protein; amino-acid sequence: MKKVFSLILSITLIFSSLVVYANTGSQYHCSDWATKFLRKANVLNILRDEIPENFSEEISRQDVCELVVKTYLSVGKSMPSEMEEPFTDTDDFYVKKAFVLGFVNGVSETTFAPDMPLTREQMATIIDRLLLELSVVGSVNEEVHIQDVDDFYQISDWALPGMEYMYGAGIIQGDNNNLFPKENLTEEEAITMLVRACHFIGHYVKLYEDTTVDILAELDIVDKEKITSNDSLSVFDFFVMIEKMRGKYSDNATDISDWYVGDTLASLDDLEDNTKMLLLSLCYNGRNQILDYNAIPNLQLDKKITNAEALFYILRMVGDTYSCTDSTFNGYENDISIEKIYDGAYQKGLISSDSTENADYPITYQQLCKILHKALFTEFSSGGYAGDYIVRLYDELVKESTSEEENESEIKIQQVEIPIAVKIHDDLSVSWTLPEEYQFILESKYNTRIGNTVYGSFKTELSSTDMIEFLSSEEFFGKSAIRCTYTKYGADTEYYSDIDISNIKFVVEGEALIPDKYIRANSNTWIAKELTLSDSQFFEEGCYYLMTGYEKTYRKEEYNCVDYKCFEAETTSSVYVAPNNYNFGVSYLDEIHIQRIKVTGNSKDGFVLYVTPEANKVFEIWPSE
- a CDS encoding iron-containing alcohol dehydrogenase gives rise to the protein MARFTLPRDLYHGKGALEALKNLKGTRAMVCVGGGSMKRFGFLDKVCDYLKEAGMEVEVFEGIEPDPSVDTVMRGAEAMAKFQPDWIVAIGGGSPIDAAKAMWIKYEYPEITFEQMCVVFGIPELRKKARFCAIPSTSGTATEVTAFSVITDYEKGIKYPLADFEITPDIAIVDPDLAETMPQKLTAHTGMDAMTHAIEAYVSTANSEFTDPLAIFAIKMIQDDLVDSYNGDMTKRASMHNAQCLAGMAFSNALLGIVHSMAHKTGAIFEDLGAHIIHGAANAMYLPKVIAFNAKDETAKKRYGVIADFMGLEGATDDEKVANLIKYLRGMNDALNIPQCIKNYGADSYPCEHGFVSEEVFLERLPSIAKNAVADACTGSNPRKISVEEMEKLLKCCYYDTEVDF
- the metG gene encoding methionine--tRNA ligase, whose product is MNENKEKFYVTTAIAYTSRKPHIGNTYEIVLTDAIARYKRQMGYDVFFLTGTDEHGQKIEDCAKEAGITPKEYVDNVAGEIKEIWNLMNSSYDKFIRTTDDFHEKTVQKIFKQLYDQGDIYKGEYEGLYCVPCESFFTESQLVDGKCPDCGREVKPTKEEAYFFKMSKYQDKLMEYIETHPDFIQPESRKKEMVNNFLKPGLQDLCVSRTSFKWGIPVEFDPNHVIYVWIDALTNYITALGYDQEDDTLYQKYWPADVHVIGKDILRFHTIYWPIMLMALGQPLPKQIFGHPWLLSGNDKMSKSKGNVMYADDLVRHFTVDGMRYYLLSEMPYGNDGTITYENIITKFNSDLANTLGNLVNRSIAMVNKYFGSVPTPSEETDLDKDLKSCIENTITAYRKKMDEYKTADALDAIFELIRRCNKYIDETTPWVLAKDDEGKERLKTVLYNLLESIRIISVILTPFMPDTAKEIQRQIACTDESVEFGKTVSEITLENPTPIFMRIDEEKKLKEIEEEIAATIPDDTIPMAPEIEFDDFTKLDLRIATVLECEEVKKSDKLLLFKLKVGSQVKTVVSGIKKHYKPEDLIGKQVVMVYNLKPVKLKGILSEGMILCAEDGDILQLLKPFEEIKDGSKIY
- a CDS encoding amidohydrolase; this encodes MIIINAKIYTMESESPIENGYIRFDNTILEIGSMADYKQTNEEIYDVAGKYVFPGFIDAHTHLGMFEDSMGFEGDDGNEESDPITPHLRAIDAINPNDRYFTEAKLAGITTVASGPGSANPISGQFCAMKTHGTVIDDMIIKAPVAMKFSFGENPKTVYHGKNQQPITRMATAALIRETLKKAQEYAENINLAKENPDDYDKPDYDAKLESLLPVLTGELPVKAHAHRADDIATALRIAKEFNLNMTIEHATEGHLLPEKLQDVSCQLGPTLSDRSKPELKNMTFDTYHILAEQGTPVSVITDHPVIPINYLPLCAALAVKHGMNETDALKAITINPAKALGIDGKVGSLKIGKDADIVIFDQFPLDLMAKAEAVFINGNRISQ
- a CDS encoding FAD-binding protein; translation: MILIRKRNLSRSDFMIYDIAIIGAGPAGMTAALYGMRAGMNVLLLEKAFPGGQMVSSNYVENYPGFVGISGAELAMNMKKQLVDITYKTTEILSIDLSEDIKIIRSKKEEFSAKNIVIATGANPKKLGFPNEERLTGRGVSYCATCDGAFYRGKTATVIGGGNTALDDALYLANFCERVNLVHRRSEFRGDATTVEKVKANEKIHLYTEYIPTEFVGEDALAEIILQKTNTNENISLSTDGVFIAIGYQPNVSFLPEGILKSDTNEIITDKDLMTNIENVYAIGDVRRKELRQIVTACSDGAEVISAIRRKANV
- a CDS encoding FAD:protein FMN transferase — protein: MKRIIPILLCIFLLTGCKTQETVIQGFSMDASYRIKAEGISENQENKIKDYLHQIDSIMNAYREDSLISKLNSTKTFTVSNAKDTILFDLLQKILPHCNDTFDISIRPVSKLWDFKSENPMLPDEAQLSENLKSVGYQNIVISDDDIQLKNNAEIEFGAVAKGYVCDQVAKMLSDKNALIDIGGTVKTVGKEITAGVKSPDYDGLLCSFALPNGSAVSTSGSYERNFILNDQLYHHILDPKTGYPVETNLVSVTVICDSALEADILSTTLFLENSFRIPESAEVIYVTKDHSVYVSSGISDFKLLNDTYQKAEFIKE